The DNA region CGCCCGGTCCCGCAGCTCGAAGCCGGGGCGCTCGCGGGCGGCGAGCCAGCGCAGGGCACCCAGCAGGTCATCGGTTTCGTGCACGACTTCCGGCCCACTGGGGCCGGGCCACAGCACCCGGTAGGTGTGGGGGTGAGTGGGCGGCGTCCAGCGCTCGCCGCCGTCTTCCTTGACAAAGGCGCGTGACATAGCCCCAGTGTGGGGCGGCCAGGTGAGGCTCCGGACGAGCGAACGGTGACGCCGGGTTCATGCTCGGCGCCTGCCTGTGCTCACTCGTCGCGGCTCAGGTCCGTCAGCGCCCGCGCCCCGACCAGGGTGATGGTCGCCTCGCGTTCCTCGCCGTCGCGCAGGTAACCCAGTCGGATGGTGTCGCCGATGGTCGCGTCGCCCCGCACGGTGCGGATGAAGTCGTTGGCGTCGCGCACGCGGCGGCCATTGACGCTGAGAATCACGTCCCCGAGGTCCAGCAGGTTGCCGTCCGCGTCGAAGCGGGCGCCGCGCAGTCCGGCCTCCTCCGCCGGGCTGTTCCGCGCCACCCGCTGAATCACGGCTCCCGGCGGGTCGGTCAGGCCGCTGTGGGTGATGTCCAGCACCAGCCCCACCACCGGCACGTCCCGCTGCTCCCCGGCCAGCAGCGCCCCGGCCAGCGGGCTGTCTTGGGTGACGGGTACCGCGTAGGACGCCTGCGTCTGGTTGCTCTCGTCGAGGCGGATAAAGCTCACGACCCCGATCACCTGGCCGGTGCCGTCGAGGATAGGGCCGCCGCTGTCGCCGGGCGCGAGGGGCGCGGACATCTCCAGCGTGCCCTGCGGGAAATCGGCGCGGCCCGCTTCCGCCCCCAGCCGCAGCAGCACGCCCCGGCGCGGTTGCAGGAAGTCGCCGCCGCTGTTGCCGATGGCGAGCACCTCCTGCCCCACCCGTGGCTCGGCCTCCGCCAGCGGCAGGAAGGGAAAGCCGCCAGTGCCGCCGCCCCCCTCGACCTGCATCAGCGCCACGTCCGCCGCCGCGTCGTAGGCAGTCACGCGGGCGCGGTAGGTACGGCCCTCCAGCGTGCGGACCCGGAACAGTTGCCCGGTCGAGACGACGTGGTAGGCCGTCATGACTTGCCCACCTTCCGAGATGAAAAAGCCGGTGCCCAGGCCCGCCTCGCGGGTGCGGGTGTTCAGGCTCTCGACCTGCACGACCGCCGGACGGGTGGCCTGGAACAGGTCGCTGGTGTTGCTGGGCAACTCGCCCGCAAGGGTCTGCGAGACGGCGGGGGGCGTCTGCGGCCCGGCCTCCTGGCGGGGCGACCATCCCGGCAGCAGGTAGGCCGCCAGCGCGAGCAGCAGCAGCACGGGAAGCCAGGGCAGGGGGCGCACGGAACCATGGTAGAGCGCCCCCACATGAGACAGAGTGCCGAAGGGTACGGAGGGCCATTCACATTCTTGCTTGACAAGTATCTTGCTTCATAAGAGAGTGGGGCTGGAGGTTGACCTTGAATCCCCTCAAATCCGGCACGCTGGACCTGGCCCTGCTGGCGGCGCTGCAAGAGCAGCCACGCTATGGGCTGGACATTCTGAAGCAGGTGAACGCCCGCAGCGGTGGCCTGTTCGACCTGCGCGAGGGCAGCCTCTACCCGGCGCTGCACCGGCTGGTCAAGGCCGGGTGGGTCGAGAGCGAGTGGCAACCCAGCGACCGGGGCGGGGCGCCGCGCAAGGTCTACCGCCTGACCGACTCGGGGCGGGCGGCGCTGGACGCCAAGCGCGAGGAGTGGCGCACCCTGCGCGGAGCCCTGGACGCCCTGCTGCTGGGAAGGCTGCGGGCATGATCCGCCGCCTGTTTCGTCCCGGCCGCGTCCTGAGTGTGGACGCCTACATTCACCGCGCCACACTGGGCCTGCCGCGTGAGGAACGGCTGGACGCCGCCGCCGAACTCCGCACGCACCTGCTGGAGCGCGTGGCCGAGTTCGAGACCCAGGGCTTTAGCCGCGAGGAGGCCGAGTATCTGGCGGTGAAGGGGATGGGGGACCCGCAGCCCGTCAACCGGGGGCTGCTGGGGCACGCCTTCACCCACCGGGCCGGGTGGGGTGTCCTCGCGCTGCTGCTGCTGGGCGGCGGGGGCTGGTGGACCTACCGCGAGTGGCTGCCGCCACGCGAAGGCGTGCGGTACGAGTCGGCCACGTCTGAGGACATTACCCGGCTGTTCGCGGACCGTGACGCGCCGCGCGGGACCTATCAGGCAGCCACCCTCACGTATCCGAAGGGCACCCGAAGCGTGGTGTACGTCAATGTGGCGACCAGCGAGCTCAAGAACGGCAACGACCGCGTGTTCATCAACGTGACAGATGTGGCCTCGCTGACCGCGCAGAACATCCGGGGCCGGGTGCCCGGCAGCTACCGCCATCAGGAACGCTGGTTACTGACCACCGAGCGGCTGAACTGCGCGGGGCAGGCACGTGCCCGACTTTACGTTGCTCCCGTCACCCTTCCCTCGCCCTTCTGGAACAGTGGAGCCGTCCTGATCAACGGCGCGGCCCAGATTGTGGGGGCCTGCAACAACCCCAGCGTTCTGCTGCGTTCCTCGGGCGCTGCGCCGTCCTCCAGCGTTCCCCCCGTCGGGGAGGGCAGTGTCCGCACCGGGCCAGACGCCCTGCCACTGGGGAAGTGGACCGTGCTGAGCCGCCTGGTGGTCGATCCTGGGGCCGATCCGAACCTCGCCGGGCCGCCCGAAGACGGCTACAGCCCGTCGGCACGGGGGTCTTTCGTTGCTGTCCTGCCCCTTGACCATGTGCCCCCACAGAGAGACGGCGGCTATACCTTCGGCGCGGGCCGCATTCGGCTGAACGGCGCTTCCCAGGACCTGCCTGTCCTGCCGCCCACCGTGCCCCGCTGACGCTACCCTCTCCCCCATGCCCCCCGCCCGCCCGCGCTTCTGGCTGCTCAAATCCGAACCTGACGTGTTCAGCTACGCGGACCTCATGCGGGTGGGGCGCGAGGGGTGGAACGGCGTGCGGAATTACCAGGCCCGCAACTTCCTGCGCGAGATGCGGGTGGGCGACCTCTGCCTCTTCTACCACTCCAACGCCCGGCCGACCGGGGTGGCGGGCGTGGCGCGGGTGGTGCGGGCGGCCTACCCAGACGACCTGCAATTCGACCCGGCGAGCGAGTTCTACGACCCCAAAAGCACTGCCGACAATCCCCGCTGGAGCATGGTGGACGTGGCCCCAGTCCTCGCCCCGCCCGCCGTCCTGACCCTGGACACGCTGCGAACCCTTCCCGAGTGGCAGGACTCGCCCCTGACCAGCAAGGGCAGCCGCCTGAGCGTGCTTCCCGTGACACCCGAGCAGTTTCATGCAGCGCTGCGGGCGATGGGGGTGGAGGGCCGTGACGGTCTCGTCGGAAGTGGGCGTTAAGCTGACCCCCGATGACCACTCCCGCCGCTCTCTCCCCCACCCTCTACCCACTGGGCGACGGCATCGGCTCCGTGGCGCTCGTGCAGCACGTCGGGGATGACAAGATGATCGTCAATGCCGCCCGCGTCTCCTTCGGCGGCGACTCGGACGCGCCGCTGAATGACCGGGACGAGAAATTGATTCGCTACCTGCTGCGGCATCATCACGGCAGCCCGTTTGAGCACAACCTGATCACCTTCAAGATCGTCTGCCCGATTTTTGTGGATCGGCAGGCCGTTAGACACCGGGTGGGCGTCTCAAAAAATGAGGTGTCGGCCAGATACGTAGAGGTGCAGGAGCGCAACTTCACACCGCCTTCCTTCCGCAAGCAGGCGCCCAGCAACCGGCAGGCCAGCGTGGAGGACGACGGCACGCTCAATCAGGCGGCGGCGGCGGCGGTGTGGGCGGAGGCGTGGCGGCAGGCGTTCAGGGCGTATCACGACCTGCTGCGTCTGGGCGTCACGCGGGAGCAGGCGAGGGGGGTGCTGCCGCTCTCGCTGTACACCGAGTCGTATTACACCTTCAACGTGCGCTCGCTGCTGCATTTCCTCTCGCTGCGCGACCACGAGGGGGCGCAGTACGAGACCCGCCTGTACGCGCGGGCGATGGCCGAGCTGGCCGAGCCGCTCTTTCCCGTGACCTTCCGCGAGTGGCGGGCGCTGCACAGCGAGCCTTGAGCCGCCCTAGACTCTCCCCGTGCCCGTCACCTGGATGAACCGCCGCCCTACCCCCGCTTCCCGCCTCGCCACCTTCGCCCTGCGGTTGACCGGCTGGACGCCCGTGCTGGCGC from Deinococcus terrestris includes:
- the thyX gene encoding FAD-dependent thymidylate synthase, translating into MTTPAALSPTLYPLGDGIGSVALVQHVGDDKMIVNAARVSFGGDSDAPLNDRDEKLIRYLLRHHHGSPFEHNLITFKIVCPIFVDRQAVRHRVGVSKNEVSARYVEVQERNFTPPSFRKQAPSNRQASVEDDGTLNQAAAAAVWAEAWRQAFRAYHDLLRLGVTREQARGVLPLSLYTESYYTFNVRSLLHFLSLRDHEGAQYETRLYARAMAELAEPLFPVTFREWRALHSEP
- a CDS encoding permease prefix domain 1-containing protein, encoding MIRRLFRPGRVLSVDAYIHRATLGLPREERLDAAAELRTHLLERVAEFETQGFSREEAEYLAVKGMGDPQPVNRGLLGHAFTHRAGWGVLALLLLGGGGWWTYREWLPPREGVRYESATSEDITRLFADRDAPRGTYQAATLTYPKGTRSVVYVNVATSELKNGNDRVFINVTDVASLTAQNIRGRVPGSYRHQERWLLTTERLNCAGQARARLYVAPVTLPSPFWNSGAVLINGAAQIVGACNNPSVLLRSSGAAPSSSVPPVGEGSVRTGPDALPLGKWTVLSRLVVDPGADPNLAGPPEDGYSPSARGSFVAVLPLDHVPPQRDGGYTFGAGRIRLNGASQDLPVLPPTVPR
- a CDS encoding PadR family transcriptional regulator — encoded protein: MNPLKSGTLDLALLAALQEQPRYGLDILKQVNARSGGLFDLREGSLYPALHRLVKAGWVESEWQPSDRGGAPRKVYRLTDSGRAALDAKREEWRTLRGALDALLLGRLRA
- a CDS encoding S1C family serine protease translates to MRPLPWLPVLLLLALAAYLLPGWSPRQEAGPQTPPAVSQTLAGELPSNTSDLFQATRPAVVQVESLNTRTREAGLGTGFFISEGGQVMTAYHVVSTGQLFRVRTLEGRTYRARVTAYDAAADVALMQVEGGGGTGGFPFLPLAEAEPRVGQEVLAIGNSGGDFLQPRRGVLLRLGAEAGRADFPQGTLEMSAPLAPGDSGGPILDGTGQVIGVVSFIRLDESNQTQASYAVPVTQDSPLAGALLAGEQRDVPVVGLVLDITHSGLTDPPGAVIQRVARNSPAEEAGLRGARFDADGNLLDLGDVILSVNGRRVRDANDFIRTVRGDATIGDTIRLGYLRDGEEREATITLVGARALTDLSRDE
- a CDS encoding EVE domain-containing protein → MPPARPRFWLLKSEPDVFSYADLMRVGREGWNGVRNYQARNFLREMRVGDLCLFYHSNARPTGVAGVARVVRAAYPDDLQFDPASEFYDPKSTADNPRWSMVDVAPVLAPPAVLTLDTLRTLPEWQDSPLTSKGSRLSVLPVTPEQFHAALRAMGVEGRDGLVGSGR